GCCGGCGCCGGGGTCGGCGGCGAGCGGTTCGCTCCTCGCGAAGAGCAACTCCTTTTTATTGAGTGCCCTTTCGCGAATTACCCATCCCGTTTTTGTTCGATAAATTCCATCCTCATTGACCAGCTCTATGGCTGCAATAGCGTGGTGGTCACCCAGGGGCTTGCCCAGTAAAAGAGATTCATTGCTGCCTCTGAAAATCTTTTCATACCCTGAGAGCACATCAAATATAAACGTTGTCGCATCAGGGTATCCAGCGCCCAATATCTGCGCTCCGTGCCCCTCTTCCGCGTGTCTTACGGCCCCGACGTTGGCGCGTATCTCCCCGGCGGCGATCCCTGCGGCCTTCGCCACGTCTTCATCGATTCGCCCCAGTTCCGTCGAGCCGTCCGCCGTAAGCAGCAGCTCGCTGTCTTCCGCCTCGTCGATGGATCGCCCCGACTCCGGGGTCAGGGACACCGGCTCGATGGAGACCTCGGGGGCGATATCCGCCTCCGCCGAGAGCGTCCCCTCCAAGGCCCGGAGCCCGTCCGCTATCTCCTTCTGCTCCCGGTACGTCGCCTCAAGGTCGGCCTTGACCTGGGCATTCCCCTTATCCTTGTCGTACTCCTGCTGGATTGCTTTTTGCTGACCAACCAGATACCGCGCCCGGTCCTTCAGGTACGACCGTGCACCCTCGACGCCCAGGCGATCCACCAGGGCATTCAGCGTGTCGGGGTTGACCTCCAGCAGCGGGGCGGGCTTTTTCAGCTTGCCGCCCTCGATGCCCTCCAGAAACGCGACAAGTCCGTTCTCGTCCATCCCCAGAGCCTCGGCCAGCACGTCCAGAGGCAGGCCGCGTCCCTCGGACAGCGCCTTCTTGGAGGTAAAGTAGAAGTTGCCCAGCCTTTTCCGGAGCTCCCCGGCGGCCTCGTCCCCCATCAGGAAGGCAAGCCGCTCGAAGTTCAAGCCGCCCTCCTCCCGGATATGGTCCAGCGTCTTACGGACCTCGGCACGGGCGGCGCGTCCGATCTCGTAGGACTCCAGCTCGCGCAGCCAGCCGTCTACGTCCTCCGCCGCACCCTCGGGGATCTCGAGGGACGCCCATTCCTCTCCGCCCTCGATGGATATGCGTTCCTGAGCCTCCCGCTCCCGCATCTCCGCCTCGTATCGCTGGATTTCCTCCTTGAGTGCGGCCTCCTCGACGGCCAGCTCCCGGACGGTGGTCTCCGCGTCGATCTCCTCCGGCATGGCCAGCAGGCGGTCGTAGACGCCCCGCATCTCGTCGGAGAGCTCGATGCCCAGGGCCTGCACCACGTCGTGATAGACCTCGATCATCCAGGCCCTCAGACGACGGAACACGCCCCGGAGCTCCTTGCTCGGGGCCTTGCCCTCGGAGATGTAGACCTCGAAGCCCCTGGCGAAGAACTCATGCACCCTCGTCCTGGCGCCGTTGGTGTTCGCATCAAACTCCTCGCGGGTCACGCCCGCCTCCCGCAGGATGGTGTTCACGTCCTCGATGAGCTGCGGGTCCACGCCGTCGCGGCCGCTCAGTTCGTAGATCACCCGGAACATATGGTGCGCCAGCTCGTGGAAACTGGTGCTCCGATTCGCGTTCTTGAAGAACTCGATCAGGCTCACGCCGTTGGGCTGGACCGTCAGCCGGGCGTTGATGTCCAAGGGGTGCGCAGATACACCACGGGGGGCCGTCCCCATCCGGGAAGTGCCCCCCGCTCTTTCATCGCCTAGCCCTGCTGCTGTGCCGCCTGCTGCGCCCGCTTGGCTGCTTTCTCCTTCTCCAGGCGCATGAACGTCTGATAAGCCACGTCCTCGCCCCTCTCGTAAATCTCCTCGGTCATGGGATATATCTTCCGTTCCTTCGACTTGCCTTCCGGGGAAGACTGTGGTGTCGATTCTGCTGTAGCCATCCGCTATACCCTCCTTCTTGATTCGTTCAAAGACTTCACGCGGTTTGTTGCCGTACTTGAAAGACGTTGCTTCGAGGTCCACAAAGCGCCCCGTCTCCGCAAAACGCCTCAGGTTGCGCCCCGTCGCCACATTGGGGTTGATGTCCGCCATGTGGACGTAGACCTTGTAGCCCTTCTGACGGAGTCCGTCTATATACAACCGTTTTAACTTAGTGTAGTCGCTTCCCACTATGGGGACTACAATATTCTTCCCTTCGTCTGTAACGTCGGATAGTACGGTTGTAACAACCTGCTTACTCTCCTCATGCACATACCCAGCGCCGAAGCCGTCATCAAACTCAGGGATGAGTTTCTTGGCTTCGTCGCTGTCGATAAGCATGGACTTGTACTTGCTGGAGATGGGGTCTACCAGGGCGGAGGATTTGCCGCTGGCGGGAAGCCCAATGATGATATCGGCCCTGCGGTCGTTTTTGACCTCCCCATTATAGACGGTCCGTTTCTGCCCGTCAACGACCTCCGTCACCGCTGAGCCGTAGCTCATGAGCTCGTCATAGACCTGCTTTCGGATGGCCTCGCGGCCCGGCATGCCCAGCGTCGAGCCCGTGGCCGTCCTGCCCCTCGCATCCTGAATCTCGGGGATGGCGTTGTACTCTTCCGCGGCGATGGGCTCTCCAGCCTCCAGCTTCTCCAGCGCCGCCATGTACTCCGCAGATACGGACTTGCCCGTCAGCTTGAAGACGAGAGGGGGCTCGGTGGCTTCGGGGTTAGGCTGCTTTGCTTTTTCCTCGTCCTTTTCGATGCTGGACAAGACATCCTCTAAAATCTCTGATATATCCTCGGTATCCCCTTGGTTTTTGATCTCTGCGGCGGCTACGAAGTTCCTGATAACGTCTTGTTTGCTTTTGCCCTTTGGCTCAAACCCAGCGAGGGAAATCAGATTATCAAGGTCTGTTTTCTTAAGCTCCAATTCTTCAAGGTAGTGGATAGCCTCATTTTCGTCATAGAAGTTATGCAGTCTCTCCTTCCACCCATTCAGCTCTCGTAACAACATTTCAACATACTCATCTTCCTTCGCGATGCGTAGGAGGTAAAGATGTTGTTTGTTCATTGGGCGATCTTTTGATGGAGCTCGGCGACGGCGTTTCAATTCTTCATTTTGATATTGAAGCACCCCTTCATCTCCTGGGTACTTCTTTTTTATAAATTCCTCCGTCACACGGTTTTTAATCTTGTATAACTTACCAACCATCTCATCCACTGTAGCTCCATCAGGAGCAGTCGCACCAAGATATTCAAGAATTGCCCTTACCTTTTCTGGGGCGGGCGCGAAGGGGATGGGCAAATCTTCATCTCTTACGAGAGACCTTTTAACTCCGCGCAAGATGATTTCATCGATGGGTTTTTGCGTCCGCTTCTTCTCGGCCTCTTTTTCGGCTCGCTCTTCTTCTTTCCTCCTTGCGATCTTAGCCTCTCTTTCAGCTCTTTTTGCTTTTCTTGTATCTTCCCAAGTTTGTGCGTCTTCATCCCCAAATGCCTTAGGGCCATGAGCTATAAATCTGGATAATTCTTTTTTGTCCAACTGGGCTTCACGCTCTATATCTTCTGTTTCTGATAAGAGTGTATTAGCTCGTTCTTCGTTGGTTAGTGACAACCTTTTTGCGACATTGCGAGCCTGAACCTCTCCCCATGAACTCATATACGCATCTGCGTTTGTAAATTCATCTTCAAGGCGTTTACGCTCGAGTTGCTTGTGATGCCTATATTTAGACCAAGCCTCTTGTGCGTTTTCCGGTAGTCTGCTCTCCAAGGTCTCGATGTCTTCGCCGTTTACCAAAGCAGTGTCAAGCCGCAATAACATCTCCTTGATATCATGGGGGACAGACTTTAATATATCGCGTGCAGCTCTGTAATGCCTATAGCTGAAGTATTCTCCAAGTGTCCTGACTGCTGATGGAGAAAACTCTTTGGGATTAGTTCCCCCACTGAACCCCTCGTGATATTGGATCATATGCTGTATTTCATGGACAAGGACTTTTGCAAGCGCCTCAACATCTTTCACATAGTTAAAGTTGAGACGTATTTTCTTCGTGCTTTCATGGACACCGCCTCGCTGATCCGAGTCCATGTTGGTCTCAAAAGTCACCATGAAGTCGCGCAGAAAGGGGTAGGCTATATATAAATAAGGGCTTTCAAAAATCTCGGGAAGAAAAAACGCCTTTCCCTCTCGTTTTTTAGGGTTGTACAGCCCCTTAGGGATCGCCCCATCCAGGGTTTCGTAGCCCCACTTCCCGTCTGCGCCGCGCTCCCAGCCCGTAGCCAGACGAATCGTCCTGGCATCCTTCCCGGCCTGCTCCATCTCGCGGGCGATGCTCAGGTTGTCAAGGCGGGTCGTCCCTTCTTCAGCAGCGTCCAGGTTTTCTGCCCCGCGCCTGCCGACGATCTGGTAGTACGTCTCCGGGCGCTGATCGCCCTCTACCTTTATCCCGGCCTCCTCCGCCTTTGCCCACAGCGCCTTCTGCCGTGCCTCGTCCTCATCTATGAGGGCGTCGAGCTCCTTGTGCATCCGCTTCAGGACGGTACGAGCCTCCTTGAGGATACCGGCCTTCTCTTTGCGAAGGGGCCCTTGCTCATCCTTGTCGTCCTCGAGCGCCAGGTTCTTCTCAACCTCTGCCAGATCGAGGAACAGCTCCTCCAGCTCCGAGACCCCACGCCAGCGGGTCGGGAACTCCATTGTTTCTCCGGGGTCGCTCCCCGCCTTATAGAATGCATAGTCCTCCGGCCCTCGTCCCAGAAACGGCTCGTAGTACTTCGTGATCGCCACAAAGCGCTCCATGAATGCCCGCAGCTCAGGGCTCCATTCGGGCGCCGGGGTCGCCTCTGCCTCGTCCATGTGGCCGTAGAGCTCCGCAAGGCTGTTGACCCCGAACAGCCTCATATGCTGCAGGCACTCTTCTGCGTCGTTCTTCATAGAGGTGAGGTGACCGTCATACCAATTTTCGAGCCTGCTGTATATCTCGCGTTCTTTCTCCGCGTCACGGGCTTCTTCATCGTACAGCCGGTCAAGGTGTGCCTCGATTTTTTCGTATTCGTCCCCGCCCAGGGGTGTTTCATCCAAAAGTGCGCGATACTTTATGGCTTCTTCCCTGCGCGGCCCCTCCGGCCACGTCATGTGGTCGTTCTCGTCATAGCCCACGCGGTTTGAGCGTTCGAGCCCCATGCAGTCCAGCACCTCACGGGTCAGGAAATGCCCCACTCCATCGTCGGGGAACCCATCAATGGTGAGCCCCCCATTGATGGCGGCGATGGCCCCCTCCAGGTCCTCGCGCGTCTGGTACGCCAGGTTGTTCCCCCACACCCTGCGCAGCAGAGCGCCGGGGTCTTCGCGCGGCCCCTGCTGCCCAGAGACGCTCTGGCGCGCTGAGGTCTGCGAAACGGGAGTAAACGTTTCCGTTCTGCCGTTGACCTCCCGCTCCAGCATGTGCATCACGTTCTCGTCCCAGATGACGAAGTTATCCCCCTTGCCGCCATCGTCGAGGTAGCGTAATCCGGGGATCCCCAGGCTGTTCAGGAACATCGACACCTCGCGGGAGTTCGCTTCGACGGGGCCGTTCAACCCGCCCTCGACGCTTATCCTTCCCTCGTTGAGGGCGTCGGCGATCTTCTCCTGAATCTGTGCGCCGCTGAACACGTCGTATATCTTGATGCCACGTTCACCGTCGCTTTGCTTGTACTCGTCCGCATAGGGCTGCAAGGCGTCCTTGACCTTCTGCGGTTGTTCGGAGAACCTTTTGTCGTAGGACAGCAGCACGTCGTTCTCGGGGATGTCGAACTTCGCAACCTGAACGTTCTCGCCGAACCCTCCGGCAAGACGGACATAGAGCTCTGCGACTTCGCGGGCTGAGGAGAGGTACGCGCCCCACCCGTAGCTTGCTGTCCCGTTCCCGCTCCCCACCTTGCTCATGTCGAACTTGTCATAGAGGGCCGGGCTCCCGTTGTAGGCGGACTGATCGTACTTCTCCCCGACGTACGGCTTCCCCCCCGCATCCTTGACACCGCGGAGCATATCGGCTATAGTGAGCTTAAAAGGAGCCCCCGGACTGGGCACCACTTCCTTCGCGAGGAGGCCGTGGCTAACCGCCGGGGACTCCTTTTGTCCTTCCAGAACGACATCGTAGAGCTCGACATCCGTCGGTTTCAGACTGTCGCTGCCCTTAAGCTCCTCCGCGACGACCCTCACAGTTTGGATCCCCGCGTTCGTCCGCACGGGAACATAGAGCCTGTGAAAGTTCAGCACGTTCGTCTTTGCCGGATCATTGTTCGGCGTGCTTTCGATGAGCACGGCATTCTGCACAAGTTCGTCCAGCCCGCTTGCGATGTTGCTGCGCAGTGCTCTAGCTTCTCTATTCGCAGGCATTCTGCTGGAGTAAGCGACGTGTTTCAGCTTCTTCCCCTTGGGCAGGGTAGCGAAGACCTCCGCGTCACGGCTAATCCACGCCTCGTCCTTGAGCGCCATGTCCTTGAGCCGCGCCAGCAGCTCCTTGGGGGTGCTAGTCCCCTCCATGCCGCTCAGGTCCAGTATGGGCACTTTTTGCTCCAAGTTAACCTCGGGGTTAACCGGCTGCCCAAAGCTCTCGCCCTGAGTCTCCTCTGTCCCCCGGCGCAGCTTCATCTTTGCCAGCTCGGACGGGGCGATGTTGTACCGCTTGGAGGTCACGCCGATGAAGCTCCCGGCCATCTTGCTCCACTGTCGCGCCTCGGCCTTGTCCAGCCCCGCACCCAGCGCCTCCTGCTCCAGCTCTTTGGTAATCCCATCGACCTCCGCCGTGCGCCAGGCGGGCCTTTCGGCCTTCTTCTTCAGCGTCTCTCCGACCTCGCGGGTCGTCATCCCCTTCGAGCCGCGCCGCACATCGTTCTTGACGGCCTCGGCCAGCTCCGGTGCAACGTCCTCCAATGCCTCGTACTGCTCGGCGGTCAACCGGACCTCGCTCGTCCCCTCGACGGGCTCTACGACGATGCCCAAGTCCTCCAGCAGGCCGGGGTTCTCCTGGTTGTAGCTCTCTATCGCCTGCGCCGGGAGGTAGACGTTCGTGTCCTCCTCGGCGCCATTCTCCCCTAGACCATCGACCGCCTGCCCCTGAACCTGAGTCTGCCCCTGAGCCTGGCTCTCCTCCTCCTGAGTCTGCGCCTCCAGCTTCGCCGCCGCCTCTCTGGTGGGGCCCAGCTGGACACCGTCCTTCATCGCGGGACCGGAAGGCTGCGCGTTCTCGCCCAGCCCATCCACGGCGCGCCCCTGAGCGGGTTCGTCGGGGGCGTTGACTCTGGCCATGAGCTCGTCCGTGCTTATTCCCAGGGACGCGGCGGTCTGCTCCGCGCCCTTCTGCGTTACCCTCGCATGTCGGACGCCGCTCACCGCGCCCAGGGCCGTCTTCGGCAGGAAGGAGACGGCCATCGTCCCCACGGTCTGCGCAACGTCTTTGAGCAGTTCAAGAATTGGCTCATCGGAATCTATCGTGGGGTCGAGGGACTAAACGTGCCTGAGTGACGAGGTGCGCGGAGTTTTCACCTCCAAGAAGGCGTTGGCCGAGGGGAGTGGCCTGCCCCTGGACGTGCTGGCCGAGGCTCTGGGGATGGACGAGAACGGACTTGTCGCGTTTCTGGAGGGCATCGAGGGCGGCAAGCTGAAAAAGCCCGCCCCGCTGTTGGAGGTCAACACCGACACACTGAATGCCCTGGTGGATCGCCTGGGTGCCGAGGGCGCACGGTCGTACTTGAAGGACCGGGCGCGGTATCTGACGAAGCAACAGAAGGCGATCCAGCAGGAGTACGACAGGGACAAGAATAACGCTCAGGTCAAGGCCGACCTCGAAGCGGCGTATCGGGAGCAAAGGAAGATAGCGGACGGGCTCCGGGCTCTGGAGGGGACCTTGAAGGCGGAGGCAGATATCGCCCCCGAGGTCTCCATCGAGCCGGTGTCCCTGACCCCGGAGTCGGGGCGATCCATCGACGAGGCGGAAGACAGCGAGCTGCTGCTTACGGCGGACGGCTCGACGGAACTGGGGCGAATCGATGAAGACGTGGCGAAGGCCGCAGGGATCGCCGCCGGGGAGATACGCGCCAACGTCGGGGCCGTAAGACACGCAGAAGAGGGGCACGGGGGAGAGATTCTTGGGTCGGGGTATCCCGATGTCGAGACATTTTTCTTCGATGTCTTGTCCGCTTACGAGAGGGTCTATCGCGGAAGCAACGATTCTCTCCTGCTTACGAAGCCCCTTGGAGGGCACCATGCCGTTGCGGCCATAGAACTGGTCAATGAGGATGGGGTCTATCGGGCAAAAACAGGATGGACAATCCGGGAAAGGAAGCTCAATAAAAAGGAGCTGCTCTTCGCGAGGAGCGAACCGCTCGCCGCCGACCCCGGCGCCGGCGTGGTTTCGCGGACAGGCCCAAACGAAGACCGGGAAGGCACTGCCCCGACCGCAAAGCAGAAGAGCAACTCTGCGGCTACTGTACCACCCGGCAAGGCTAACGTCAATCCTATGCTCACCCTGTCCGAGGCCATGCGCCGAGGCTACGCGATGGCGGAGAAGTATGCCAGGGCGGCATTTAAAGCGGGGCGCGAGTTCGAGGCGGAAAGGCTGGCTGGATTCAAAGATAGGGCAGCCGAGAAACTGGACAGGCTTAAGGAGAAGGCGGCGGCGAAGCTGGAGGCGCAGACTCAGGAGGAGGAGAGCCAGGCTCAGGGGCAGACTCAGGTTCAGGGGCAGGCGGTCGATGGTCTAGGGGAGAATGGCGCCGAGGAGGACACGAACGTCTACCTCCCGGCGCAGGCGATAGAGAGCTACAACCAGGAGAACCCCGGCCTGCTGGAGGACTTGGGCATCGTCGTAGAGCCCGTCGAGGGGACGAGCGAGGTCCGGTTGACCGCCGAGCAGTACGAGGCATTGGAGGACGTTGCACCGGAGCTGGCCGAGGCCGTCAAGAACGATGTGCGGCGCGGCTCGAAGGGGATGACGACCCGCGAGGTCGGAGAGACGCTGAAGAAGAAGGCCGAAAGGCCCGCCTGGCGCACGGCGGAGGTCGATGGGATTACCAAAGAGCTGGAGCAGGAGGCGCTGGGTGCGGGGCTGGACAAGGCCGAGGCGCGACAGTGGAGCAAGATGGCCGGGAGCTTCATCGGCGTGACCTCCAAGCGGTACAACATCGCCCCGTCCGAGCTGGCAAAGATGAAGCTGCGCCAGGGGACGGAGGAGACGCAGGGCGAGAGCTTTGGGCAGCCGCCCTTGAACAACGATGTGGACCTGGGGGCAAGGGTCAACGTCGTTAAGGCTCAGAGGACAATGTCCGATGTGCCCTTCCATGAGCGAGACAAAGCATTTACGCCGGAGATGCGCGCCGAAATCGTGGAGCGCTTCCAGAACGGACAGGTGGTTAATGCTCATACCGGGTTAACTGTAACGCTGTCTAAAAAAGGTGGGTTAAAGCATATCCTCAGCACGGCCAGAAACACACATGGCGAAAGTGGGGATGCCTTGTATCAAGCTATTCCCTATCTTGACCAGATTGTCCGTGAAGCGTACCGCGTCGAAAGCCACGATGATCGAAAGCCCCCGGCAGGCAGGGTTGAGGGGGCTATCGGGAACCTGAAACAGGTCCACCGATTCCTTGCCCCTGTAGATTTTGGTGGAGAGAACGACCGTCACATCATGCTGCTTGTGACGAAAGAATATGAAACAGGCAAAACTGAAATAGAGGATATCAGCCTCTATGACATGCAGCACGCAAAAAAATTGTCCGGTCGCCCTTCCCAAAACGGCTCTGTGGGGACAGAGCAATCTTGGAACACTGGCGCCCCGGACAATATCAGTGTACGTGAATTAGTCGATGCTGTCAATGACGTGGAGGGCAGGCCGTACCTTTACGCCCCCGAGGGGGAGAAGTACGATCAGTCCGCCTACAACGGGAGCCCGGTCCTCTATGACAAGTTCGACATGAGCAAGGTGGGGAGCGGGAACGGGACGGCAAGCTACGGGTGGGGTGCGTACCTCTCCTCAGCCCGCGAAGTCGCAGAGCTCTATGTCCGTCTTGCCGGAGGGTTCGGCGAGAACGTTCAGGTTGCGAAGTTCGACATCCCCGAGAACGACGTGCTGCTGTCCTACGACAAAAGGTTCTCCGAACAACCGCAGAAGGTCAAGGACGCCTTGCAGCCCTATGCGGACGAGTACAAGCAAAGCGACGGTGAACGTGGCATCAAGATATACGACGTGTTCAGCGGCGCACAGATTCAGGAGAAGATCGCCGACGCCCTCAACGAGGGAAGGATAAGCGTCGAGGGCGGGTTGAACGGCCCCGTCGAAGCAAACTCCCGCGAGGTGTCGATGTTCCTGAACAGCCTGGGGATCCCCGGATTGCGCTACCTTGACGATGGCGGCAAGGGGGATAACTTCGTCATCTGGGATGAGAACGTGATACACATGTTGGAATGGGAGGTCAACGGCAGGGTTGAAACGTTTGCCCCCGCCCCGCAGACCTCAGCGCGCCAGAGCGAGGAGTACGACCCCGGCGATCCCAAGACGTGGCAGGAGGGGCCTGCCAGGGATGAGGCGCTGGCGCTCCAGGCGTGGCAGAACCTGGAGACTAACGAGGGGATCGAGACCTGGCCGGAGAGCCCGGAGAAGACGGAAGCGCTGGCCCTTGAAAAAGAGTACGATAAGATCGCAACATGGATTGAGAACCTGTCCCCTGAGGAGTTTACGCGGCGTTTGCAAAGCGACGACCCGGAGTTTACCCAAAAGAACGAGCGGGGAGTGGATATCGAGGAACGGCTTAATGCCCTGAGAAAAGGACTGCTGAAGAGGAGCCCCAAGGAGATCGAAAAGCGTCTGCTCCAGCTCATCGAGGCCGAGGAGGAGGCCGCGGCGCGGGAGGCGGAGGCCGCGGCGCGGGATGCGGAGGAGTACTACCAGATCATTGGCAAGCGCAGGGCGAAAGCCTTGGACAAAGCCAAGGAGGGCACGGTCCGCCTCGACAACCTGAACGTCGCCCGCGAAATGGAGCAGTCCGGGAAGGACGCCAAGACGATTCGTCTGGCTACAGGCTGGGAGCGCGGCGCAGACGGGAAGTGGCGGTACGAGATTCCGGACGGAACCTTCCGGCACGAGGGGTTCATCAGCAACTCAGACCTGCTGGAGTTCCGCGAGCTCGAAAGGAAATTCATTGACGGGGATATCACAGAAGGAGAACAGGCCAGGCTTAAAGAGCTGACGCCTATCGTCCGGGAGACAAGGAAGCCTTCCCGGCTCTCCGATTTTTACGACGCCCCGGAGCTTTACGCGGCGTACCCGGAATTGGCGGACATCAGCGTCAAGTTCCAGGACAGGTATGGGGAGGGTAAGGGGAGCTATAGCCCATCCGAGAACACAATTTCACTCGATATGGACCTCCGGGGGGATGCCGCCAAGACGGTGCTTGTCCATGAGATTCAGCACGCGATACAGCGCATCGAGGGATTCGCTCGCGGCGGGAGCCCCTCGGAGATGTGGCTTGGACAGGCCAGGAAACACACGCTGAAGATTTACAAAGAACTACGGGCCCCCCTGAGCCTCGAAGAGTACGCGAAAAACGCCTGGCAGACCGATGAGGTCACAGACGAAATACGCAGGGGCTATAAGGAATATCTGAAGACAGCGACAAGCAGAGAAGCGGACCGCGCTGCACAGGAAGGGGCAGGACGAAAGGCTTACCACCATCTTGGCGGAGAAGTCGAGGCCCGCAACGCCGAGAAGCGCACACGCCTGAGCAACGAAGAACGCAAAGAGCGTTTGCTGACCGAAACAGAGGACGTAGCACGGGAAGATCAGATCATCCTGGAAGAGATGATGGATTCGGAGATGGCGTACTCCGTGCGGCGCGGCCCTCTCACCTTCAAGCTGACGGGCAAGTCCGTATCTGCGGAGTACATGGCGGCGCTGGAGAAGCTGGAGGCTGGAGAGCCCGTCGCTGCGGAGGAGTACAGCGCCATCCCTGAGATTCAGGACGCGAGGGGCAGGACGGCCACGGGCTCGACGCTGGGCATGCCGGGCCGCGAGGCTATCCGAAAGCAGGTCTATGACAAGCTCATGAGCTACGGCTCCGCGGTGACGGAGGTCGT
This sequence is a window from uncultured Fretibacterium sp.. Protein-coding genes within it:
- a CDS encoding zeta toxin family protein; this translates as MAVSFLPKTALGAVSGVRHARVTQKGAEQTAASLGISTDELMARVNAPDEPAQGRAVDGLGENAQPSGPAMKDGVQLGPTREAAAKLEAQTQEEESQAQGQTQVQGQAVDGLGENGAEEDTNVYLPAQAIESYNQENPGLLEDLGIVVEPVEGTSEVRLTAEQYEALEDVAPELAEAVKNDVRRGSKGMTTREVGETLKKKAERPAWRTAEVDGITKELEQEALGAGLDKAEARQWSKMAGSFIGVTSKRYNIAPSELAKMKLRRGTEETQGESFGQPVNPEVNLEQKVPILDLSGMEGTSTPKELLARLKDMALKDEAWISRDAEVFATLPKGKKLKHVAYSSRMPANREARALRSNIASGLDELVQNAVLIESTPNNDPAKTNVLNFHRLYVPVRTNAGIQTVRVVAEELKGSDSLKPTDVELYDVVLEGQKESPAVSHGLLAKEVVPSPGAPFKLTIADMLRGVKDAGGKPYVGEKYDQSAYNGSPALYDKFDMSKVGSGNGTASYGWGAYLSSAREVAELYVRLAGGFGENVQVAKFDIPENDVLLSYDKRFSEQPQKVKDALQPYADEYKQSDGERGIKIYDVFSGAQIQEKIADALNEGRISVEGGLNGPVEANSREVSMFLNSLGIPGLRYLDDGGKGDNFVIWDENVMHMLEREVNGRTETFTPVSQTSARQSVSGQQGPREDPGALLRRVWGNNLAYQTREDLEGAIAAINGGLTIDGFPDDGVGHFLTREVLDCMGLERSNRVGYDENDHMTWPEGPRREEAIKYRALLDETPLGGDEYEKIEAHLDRLYDEEARDAEKEREIYSRLENWYDGHLTSMKNDAEECLQHMRLFGVNSLAELYGHMDEAEATPAPEWSPELRAFMERFVAITKYYEPFLGRGPEDYAFYKAGSDPGETMEFPTRWRGVSELEELFLDLAEVEKNLALEDDKDEQGPLRKEKAGILKEARTVLKRMHKELDALIDEDEARQKALWAKAEEAGIKVEGDQRPETYYQIVGRRGAENLDAAEEGTTRLDNLSIAREMEQAGKDARTIRLATGWERGADGKWGYETLDGAIPKGLYNPKKREGKAFFLPEIFESPYLYIAYPFLRDFMVTFETNMDSDQRGGVHESTKKIRLNFNYVKDVEALAKVLVHEIQHMIQYHEGFSGGTNPKEFSPSAVRTLGEYFSYRHYRAARDILKSVPHDIKEMLLRLDTALVNGEDIETLESRLPENAQEAWSKYRHHKQLERKRLEDEFTNADAYMSSWGEVQARNVAKRLSLTNEERANTLLSETEDIEREAQLDKKELSRFIAHGPKAFGDEDAQTWEDTRKAKRAEREAKIARRKEEERAEKEAEKKRTQKPIDEIILRGVKRSLVRDEDLPIPFAPAPEKVRAILEYLGATAPDGATVDEMVGKLYKIKNRVTEEFIKKKYPGDEGVLQYQNEELKRRRRAPSKDRPMNKQHLYLLRIAKEDEYVEMLLRELNGWKERLHNFYDENEAIHYLEELELKKTDLDNLISLAGFEPKGKSKQDVIRNFVAAAEIKNQGDTEDISEILEDVLSSIEKDEEKAKQPNPEATEPPLVFKLTGKSVSAEYMAALEKLEAGEPIAAEEYNAIPEIQDARGRTATGSTLGMPGREAIRKQVYDELMSYGSAVTEVVDGQKRTVYNGEVKNDRRADIIIGLPASGKSSALVDPISSKYKSMLIDSDEAKKLIPEFDDGFGAGYVHEESKQVVTTVLSDVTDEGKNIVVPIVGSDYTKLKRLYIDGLRQKGYKVYVHMADINPNVATGRNLRRFAETGRFVDLEATSFKYGNKPREVFERIKKEGIADGYSRIDTTVFPGRQVEGTEDISHDRGDLREGRGRGLSDVHAPGEGESSQAGAAGGTAAGLGDERAGGTSRMGTAPRGVSAHPLDINARLTVQPNGVSLIEFFKNANRSTSFHELAHHMFRVIYELSGRDGVDPQLIEDVNTILREAGVTREEFDANTNGARTRVHEFFARGFEVYISEGKAPSKELRGVFRRLRAWMIEVYHDVVQALGIELSDEMRGVYDRLLAMPEEIDAETTVRELAVEEAALKEEIQRYEAEMREREAQERISIEGGEEWASLEIPEGAAEDVDGWLRELESYEIGRAARAEVRKTLDHIREEGGLNFERLAFLMGDEAAGELRKRLGNFYFTSKKALSEGRGLPLDVLAEALGMDENGLVAFLEGIEGGKLKKPAPLLEVNPDTLNALVDRLGVEGARSYLKDRARYLVGQQKAIQQEYDKDKGNAQVKADLEATYREQKEIADGLRALEGTLSAEADIAPEVSIEPVSLTPESGRSIDEAEDSELLLTADGSTELGRIDEDVAKAAGIAAGEIRANVGAVRHAEEGHGAQILGAGYPDATTFIFDVLSGYEKIFRGSNESLLLGKPLGDHHAIAAIELVNEDGIYRTKTGWVIRERALNKKELLFARSEPLAADPGAGVVSRTGPNKDREGTAPNAKQKSNSAATVPPGKANVNPMLTLSEAMRRGYEMAEKYARAAFKAGREAEAEKLTEFKEKAAERLAGFKERAAGKLDRVKEEAEGKLDELEVKRRLQLGSERAKAAMKRAELKKEAAERVKSERAKAQMRIAALKQKLQERQKLKKEVNKLVKGINKMAGDSGIDCLFRDRIQAILEKYDLKKRRQETLDRRAELEEYLKENPEAADTMNTADLKYLGTKTLNDMTLDDLRTLKGQIEQLHREGREALEARRAERREYQDRLADELAAPLLEKAKTLPQRIGAVKGPSDLDKLYVGTVKAQKEGEEDRHVGAVKGKAAALKDKINFKTLNPLRIFDLLDGGRGTREGAWVRGVYDPLDNAFDEEIRGKTRRKAAVAEKMADLGLSPEDLATRREVKGVPSIDGKGWKVEDLLSIYAAMQYETGRKEILFGNFKNLFGPGQWTLEAAEHAAGRCIQALTDKERAFAHVLFQDGRENFSRIQKVVAEEYNISLQQEELYMRHHVLEHDSNQGLSVLYEDDKLNDAKADAGLMGDLERGFIISRKNIPDGERKGIKLGMYSVWLSQVDDQEHMIAFVRPLRDIRAALTMKNPADPDMTLSKLIRETWGLEGWRAVVDYYNVMTQDESKLMRGLLDDEFGRVTRNFIATRLVWNWVTYMRQVYSLPLVLPYSGWTSLMSSMAEAVRDGGDFLERVYEMAPEIAERKGDIWTAALRAHEGATGLYKEILDKGLAPTGLIDQVIAAVVFKAVYNAQRKNGASHDKAVREGKHVVALTQSASHAKDATRLMREKGAMKFFTIFTSDLAQAWGCVVYDIPAALKDGNKQKALALIATLAITKLLEQMVRDGGPDEWDDPWEWAEYVAGSSAQNLLETVPLYGKVLSGAFDYAVHGGQFRSTSIPLYEGVRVLAKGARGAITAKDKEKAMFDLMDGVGLLTGGVPTVFIRRTWKIGEAMSEGEYKEAFKEAIGMRRDERRTRRKIWM